In Acidovorax sp. 106, the following proteins share a genomic window:
- a CDS encoding polyamine aminopropyltransferase has translation MSSTSHPAPGAAAPERPTPGPRPIDVALLISVFVVAACGLLYELAAGALASYVLGDSVLQFSTIIGTYLFAMGVGSWLSRYFDRQLPAHFLRIELLVALIGGALPATLFLANAYAPGAFRFLLYGMVLMVGTLVGLEIPLVMRILKRNTALKDLVSQVLTFDYLGALAVSMAFPLLLVPHLGLIRTGLLFGLMNAAVALWAVWLFRAELRRLRAHAVACVMVLLALLAGFAGADHITTLAEDKFYQDRVVFSTASPYQRIVVTHGKAGHRLFLNGNLQFAERDEYRYHEALVHPAMAAHGRPKRVAVLGGGDGMAVREILKYPSVESVTLVELDPAMTRTFTEHPTLARLNGGALKNPKVHIVNTDAFQWLQQGEDTFDVIVVDFPDPTNFSIGKLYTNSFYSLLDKRLSASGYAVVQTTSPLVARQSFWTVVGTIESVGLRTAPYHAHVPSFGEWGYVLASRRPWRMPDALPGGLQFLSPQTLPLLFDFPLDMARVPAEVNRLSNQVLVHTYEREWGKVVAH, from the coding sequence ATGTCTTCCACCTCACACCCAGCGCCGGGCGCCGCAGCGCCTGAACGGCCCACCCCAGGCCCCCGCCCCATCGACGTTGCCCTGCTCATCAGCGTCTTCGTGGTGGCGGCCTGTGGCCTGCTTTACGAGCTGGCGGCGGGGGCGCTGGCGTCGTATGTGCTGGGCGATTCGGTGCTGCAGTTCTCTACCATCATCGGCACCTACCTGTTTGCCATGGGCGTGGGGTCGTGGCTGTCGCGGTACTTTGATCGGCAGCTGCCCGCGCATTTTTTGCGCATTGAGCTGCTGGTGGCGTTGATTGGCGGGGCGCTGCCTGCCACGCTGTTTCTGGCCAATGCGTATGCGCCGGGGGCCTTTCGGTTTTTGCTGTACGGCATGGTGCTCATGGTGGGCACGCTGGTGGGGCTGGAGATTCCGCTGGTCATGCGCATCCTCAAGCGCAACACCGCCCTCAAGGACCTGGTGTCGCAGGTGCTCACGTTTGATTACCTGGGCGCGCTGGCCGTGTCCATGGCCTTTCCGCTGCTGCTGGTGCCGCACCTGGGGCTTATTCGCACGGGGCTGCTGTTTGGGCTGATGAACGCGGCGGTGGCGCTGTGGGCGGTGTGGCTGTTTCGCGCGGAGCTGCGCCGCCTGCGGGCGCATGCGGTGGCCTGCGTGATGGTGCTGCTGGCGCTGCTGGCGGGCTTTGCCGGGGCCGACCACATCACCACCCTGGCCGAAGACAAGTTCTACCAGGACCGCGTGGTGTTCAGCACCGCATCGCCCTACCAGCGCATCGTGGTCACCCACGGCAAGGCCGGGCACCGGTTGTTCCTCAACGGCAACCTGCAGTTTGCCGAGCGTGACGAGTACCGCTACCACGAGGCCCTGGTGCACCCGGCCATGGCGGCGCACGGCCGTCCGAAGCGCGTGGCCGTGCTGGGCGGCGGGGACGGCATGGCGGTGCGCGAAATTCTCAAATACCCCTCGGTCGAATCCGTCACGCTGGTGGAGCTGGACCCGGCCATGACCCGCACCTTCACCGAGCACCCCACACTGGCGCGGCTGAACGGCGGCGCGCTGAAGAACCCCAAGGTGCACATCGTCAACACCGACGCCTTCCAGTGGCTGCAACAAGGGGAAGACACTTTTGACGTCATCGTGGTGGACTTCCCGGACCCGACCAACTTCTCCATCGGCAAGCTATACACCAACAGCTTCTATTCGCTGCTGGACAAACGCTTGTCGGCCAGCGGCTACGCCGTGGTGCAAACCACCTCGCCCCTGGTGGCGCGCCAGAGTTTTTGGACGGTGGTGGGCACCATCGAATCGGTGGGCTTGCGCACAGCCCCTTACCACGCCCATGTGCCCAGCTTTGGCGAGTGGGGCTACGTGCTGGCCAGCCGCCGCCCCTGGCGCATGCCCGATGCGCTGCCCGGTGGCTTGCAGTTCCTGAGCCCGCAAACGCTGCCGCTGCTGTTTGACTTTCCGCTGGACATGGCGCGGGTGCCTGCCGAGGTCAACCGCCTGTCCAACCAGGTGCTGGTGCACACCTACGAGCGCGAATGGGGCAAGGTGGTGGCGCACTGA
- a CDS encoding TonB-dependent receptor, producing MGAALLVGFGSWGGQALAQDTPRTAAELPAVQVTGAQYDPDDVRPEGVTTATKTYMAPKDIPQTIDTLEVNKYKSYGINDLATMLDGVPGVNTSYDMRGEGVMIRGFAADSGDIYRDGVRESGQVRRSTANVERIEILKGPASVLYGRSAGGGVINLVSKQARFDAKSSLTLRGGSWDNYGGTLDINKVINPNVAVRLTADREQAHSFRSGIRNKNEMVSPSITVDTRTGLRWTGQYTYDNVWRVPDRGPAYDQLPAGVSIRQGFAQPGDYVEDRLRVLRSDLSYDFNAAWSLRWVASKREASQDFDHYFAGTYCNAQGRTSAGVACSNPGRVRQSYAWQETSNKTTNHTLDLSGRMDVVGMRHELLVGLEHSEEVRNPRLFSTANSNGFVDPFNPVLNAVRPVQGAPSQQNLHEAQAKALYAQDLIHLAPQWKLLVGARYDSFDFTTLNQLTGAQRTTSGDSVSPRAGLVWQPVRDHSLYTSYSKSFSPYGGRGLLSVSVDPNAVFDAEPQHSRQIEAGVKSDWLDGKLSTQLAVYQLEHYNIRYQPEPVNNPLLYMVRGKERSRGIEWSAAGRVAPSWYVRGGIGLMSAKVVEDRSVPANEGKTLRDTAKRNGNLFVRYAPEGAWYGELGVTHTSSRYTNEANTTRLPGYTRWDALIGWRAAPWSATLALSNLLDKEYWRSASMPGAPRSVLLSVNYQF from the coding sequence ATGGGCGCGGCCCTTTTAGTGGGTTTTGGCTCTTGGGGCGGCCAGGCCCTGGCGCAGGACACTCCGCGCACGGCCGCAGAACTGCCGGCCGTGCAGGTCACGGGCGCGCAATATGACCCTGACGATGTGCGCCCCGAAGGCGTGACCACCGCCACCAAGACCTACATGGCGCCCAAAGACATTCCGCAGACCATCGACACGCTGGAAGTCAACAAGTACAAAAGCTACGGCATCAACGACCTGGCCACCATGCTCGATGGCGTGCCGGGCGTCAACACCAGCTACGACATGCGCGGCGAGGGCGTGATGATCCGGGGCTTTGCAGCGGACTCGGGCGATATCTACCGCGACGGCGTGCGCGAAAGTGGCCAGGTGCGCCGCAGCACCGCAAACGTCGAACGGATTGAAATCCTCAAAGGCCCCGCATCGGTGCTGTATGGCCGCAGCGCGGGCGGTGGGGTGATCAACTTGGTCAGCAAACAGGCCCGCTTTGATGCCAAGAGCAGCCTGACCCTGCGAGGCGGCTCGTGGGACAACTACGGTGGCACCCTCGACATCAACAAGGTCATCAACCCCAACGTGGCCGTGCGCCTGACGGCGGACCGCGAGCAGGCGCACAGCTTTCGCAGTGGCATCCGCAACAAGAACGAGATGGTGTCGCCCAGCATCACGGTGGACACACGTACCGGCCTGCGCTGGACGGGGCAGTACACCTACGACAACGTATGGCGCGTGCCCGACCGTGGGCCTGCCTACGATCAGTTGCCTGCGGGGGTGTCTATTCGGCAAGGGTTTGCGCAGCCTGGAGACTATGTGGAAGACCGCCTGCGCGTGCTCCGATCAGACCTGAGCTACGACTTCAATGCCGCTTGGAGCCTGCGCTGGGTGGCCAGCAAGCGCGAGGCCAGCCAGGACTTTGATCACTACTTTGCAGGTACCTACTGCAACGCGCAGGGCCGTACATCGGCGGGCGTGGCTTGCTCCAACCCAGGCCGCGTACGCCAGAGCTACGCCTGGCAGGAAACCAGTAACAAGACGACGAACCACACCCTTGACCTCAGTGGCCGGATGGATGTGGTTGGCATGCGCCATGAATTGCTGGTGGGTCTGGAGCACAGCGAGGAGGTGCGCAACCCCCGTTTGTTCTCTACCGCCAACAGCAACGGGTTTGTCGATCCGTTCAATCCGGTGCTCAACGCAGTGCGCCCCGTTCAAGGCGCCCCGTCACAGCAAAATCTGCATGAGGCGCAAGCCAAAGCGCTGTACGCCCAAGACCTCATCCACCTTGCACCGCAATGGAAGTTGCTGGTCGGTGCCCGCTACGACAGTTTTGACTTCACGACTTTGAATCAGCTCACTGGGGCCCAGCGCACGACCAGCGGCGATTCTGTGAGCCCGCGCGCTGGCCTGGTCTGGCAGCCTGTGCGTGACCACAGCCTCTACACCTCCTACAGCAAGAGTTTCTCTCCCTATGGAGGGCGTGGGCTACTGAGTGTGTCCGTGGATCCCAATGCCGTGTTTGATGCGGAGCCTCAGCACTCGCGCCAGATCGAGGCTGGCGTCAAGAGCGATTGGCTGGATGGCAAGTTGTCCACCCAACTGGCGGTGTACCAGCTGGAGCACTACAACATCCGTTACCAGCCAGAGCCCGTGAACAACCCTCTGCTGTACATGGTGCGGGGCAAAGAACGCTCGCGCGGCATTGAGTGGAGTGCCGCAGGGCGCGTTGCGCCTTCGTGGTACGTGCGCGGTGGCATCGGTTTGATGAGCGCCAAGGTCGTGGAGGACCGCAGCGTGCCTGCCAACGAAGGCAAAACTTTGCGCGACACGGCCAAGCGCAACGGCAATCTGTTCGTGCGCTACGCGCCCGAGGGGGCCTGGTACGGAGAGTTGGGGGTCACGCACACCAGCAGCCGCTACACCAACGAGGCCAACACCACGCGCCTGCCTGGCTATACCCGCTGGGACGCCTTGATCGGTTGGCGCGCTGCCCCTTGGAGCGCCACCCTGGCCCTGTCCAACCTGCTGGACAAGGAATACTGGCGCTCTGCCAGCATGCCCGGTGCCCCGCGCAGCGTGCTGCTGAGCGTGAACTACCAGTTCTGA
- a CDS encoding DUF350 domain-containing protein, with amino-acid sequence MTKFEWLHPLSIGGTLLYALMGIIIFWVAFIIIDKITPYDLWREIVEKQNQALGLVVAAMCLGISIIVAAAIH; translated from the coding sequence ATGACCAAATTCGAATGGCTTCACCCCCTGTCCATCGGCGGCACGCTGCTGTATGCCCTGATGGGCATCATCATCTTCTGGGTGGCCTTCATCATCATCGACAAGATCACGCCCTACGACCTGTGGCGCGAAATCGTCGAAAAGCAAAACCAGGCCCTGGGCCTGGTGGTGGCCGCCATGTGCCTGGGCATCAGCATCATCGTGGCGGCAGCGATCCATTGA
- a CDS encoding DUF4178 domain-containing protein, with product MATDPTQRAYRAPCPGCGAPVEFKSAQSTHAVCGYCQSTVVRSGDVLTRLGKMAELFDDHSPLQLMASGRAKLDGKEQPFTLIGRLQYKTEAGVWTEWVAFLQDGTMASLGEDNGAYVFTRQINPGRELPEASRFRLGATTAINGKSYSVAFSGRAQLLSAQGELPKLPPLGQPFDMVELRSADGEVLSIDYGHTPPNVERGTSVLLEDLQLQGLKDASAKEEKGRQFNCPHCGAPVQVQLSTTKSLTCGSCASLINLDSGVGGELRAAVQDEPVQPIIPLGTKGQLQGVHWQVVGFQHRMGVEPGDDEHFGWSEYLLYNQKRGFAFLVDSEEGWSMVRPTTGAPQLASTGRSATYMGTKYDLKYTYEAETTYVLGEFYWQVSRGQKTSNRDFASSKGLLSLEQSANEITWSSGDKLSSDTVAKAFKLDDKKDVLQRDDTGPFVAKSGMGCGTIILIAVVIIILLILMSRCSSCDPRVENCSSSGYRSSGGSYGGYSSGGGHK from the coding sequence ATGGCCACAGACCCAACCCAGCGCGCCTACCGCGCCCCTTGCCCCGGCTGCGGCGCGCCGGTGGAATTCAAGAGCGCGCAATCCACGCACGCCGTGTGCGGCTACTGCCAAAGCACCGTGGTGCGCAGTGGCGATGTGCTCACGCGCCTGGGCAAGATGGCCGAGCTGTTCGACGACCACAGCCCGCTGCAGCTCATGGCCAGTGGGCGCGCCAAGCTCGATGGCAAGGAGCAGCCCTTCACCCTCATCGGGCGGCTGCAGTACAAAACCGAGGCCGGGGTCTGGACCGAGTGGGTGGCGTTTTTGCAAGACGGCACCATGGCCAGCCTGGGCGAAGACAACGGCGCCTACGTCTTCACCCGCCAGATCAACCCAGGCCGCGAGCTGCCCGAGGCCAGCCGCTTTCGCCTGGGCGCCACCACGGCCATCAACGGCAAGAGCTACAGCGTGGCCTTCAGTGGCCGCGCTCAGCTGTTGTCGGCCCAGGGCGAGCTGCCCAAACTGCCGCCCCTGGGCCAGCCGTTTGACATGGTGGAGCTGCGCAGCGCCGACGGCGAAGTGCTCAGCATCGACTACGGCCACACCCCGCCCAATGTAGAACGCGGCACCTCGGTGCTGCTCGAAGACCTGCAACTGCAAGGCCTCAAGGACGCATCGGCCAAGGAAGAAAAAGGCCGCCAGTTCAACTGCCCGCATTGCGGCGCACCCGTGCAGGTACAGCTGTCCACTACCAAGAGCCTCACCTGCGGCTCGTGCGCCAGCCTCATCAACCTGGACAGTGGCGTGGGCGGCGAGCTGCGCGCTGCCGTGCAGGACGAGCCCGTGCAACCCATCATCCCGCTGGGCACCAAGGGGCAGCTGCAGGGCGTGCACTGGCAGGTGGTGGGCTTTCAGCACCGCATGGGCGTGGAGCCTGGCGACGACGAACACTTTGGCTGGAGCGAGTACCTGCTCTACAACCAAAAGCGCGGCTTTGCGTTTCTGGTCGACTCCGAAGAAGGCTGGAGCATGGTGCGCCCCACCACCGGCGCGCCGCAGCTGGCGTCCACCGGCCGCTCGGCCACGTACATGGGCACCAAGTACGACCTCAAGTACACCTACGAGGCCGAAACCACCTACGTGCTGGGCGAGTTCTACTGGCAGGTGAGCCGGGGCCAAAAAACCTCCAACCGCGACTTCGCCAGCAGCAAAGGCCTGCTATCGCTGGAGCAAAGCGCCAACGAGATCACCTGGTCGTCGGGCGACAAGCTCAGCAGTGACACGGTGGCCAAGGCCTTCAAGCTCGACGACAAGAAGGACGTGCTCCAGCGTGACGACACCGGTCCGTTCGTGGCCAAGTCGGGCATGGGCTGCGGCACCATCATCCTCATCGCGGTGGTCATCATCATCTTGCTCATCCTCATGAGCCGCTGCTCCAGCTGCGACCCCCGGGTCGAGAACTGCTCCTCATCGGGCTACCGCAGCTCGGGCGGCTCGTACGGAGGCTACTCCTCCGGCGGCGGGCACAAGTGA
- a CDS encoding SPFH domain-containing protein, translating into MALMDFIKKQFIDIIQWTEDSDGTLAWRFPMRDMEIQNGGTLIVRESQMALFVNEGKVADVFGPGTHKLTTQTLPVLTYLKNWDKLFESPFKSDVYFFSTRQQIDQKWGTPQPITIRDKDFGAVRLRAFGNYAFRVADPKLFHTEISGTREEYTVAEVDGQLRGLVLQNISNAIASSGLPFLDLAANQIAFADALAKELQPAFAKIGLLLEAMTVQNVSLPEELQKILDQKIGMGMVGNDMAKFMQYQTAQAIPKFAEGAGNGGGIAGDAMGLGAGVALGQVLAQNLQQGLQGGAAQAAPAAVPAAPVGVRADEVMATLEKLGDLKAKGILTQEEFDAKKAELLKKLV; encoded by the coding sequence ATGGCCCTGATGGACTTCATCAAGAAACAGTTCATTGACATCATCCAGTGGACTGAAGACAGCGACGGCACCCTGGCGTGGCGCTTCCCGATGCGCGACATGGAAATCCAGAACGGCGGCACGCTCATCGTTCGCGAGTCGCAGATGGCGCTCTTCGTCAACGAAGGCAAAGTGGCCGACGTGTTTGGCCCCGGCACGCACAAGCTCACCACGCAGACGCTGCCCGTCCTGACCTACCTGAAGAACTGGGACAAGCTCTTTGAGTCGCCCTTCAAGAGCGACGTCTACTTCTTCAGCACCCGCCAGCAGATCGACCAGAAGTGGGGCACGCCCCAGCCCATCACCATCCGCGACAAGGACTTCGGTGCCGTGCGCCTGCGCGCCTTTGGTAACTACGCCTTCCGCGTGGCAGACCCCAAGCTGTTCCACACCGAAATCTCCGGCACGCGCGAGGAATACACCGTGGCCGAGGTGGACGGCCAACTGCGTGGCCTGGTGCTGCAAAACATCAGCAACGCCATCGCCAGCAGCGGCCTGCCCTTCCTGGATTTGGCGGCCAATCAGATCGCGTTTGCCGACGCGCTGGCCAAAGAGCTGCAACCCGCTTTTGCCAAGATCGGTCTGCTGCTCGAAGCCATGACCGTGCAGAACGTGTCGCTGCCCGAAGAGCTGCAAAAGATCCTCGACCAGAAGATTGGCATGGGCATGGTCGGCAACGACATGGCCAAGTTCATGCAGTACCAGACGGCGCAGGCCATCCCCAAATTTGCCGAAGGTGCGGGCAATGGCGGTGGTATTGCGGGCGACGCCATGGGCCTGGGCGCGGGCGTGGCGCTGGGCCAGGTGCTGGCGCAAAACCTGCAGCAGGGCCTGCAAGGCGGCGCGGCCCAGGCGGCCCCTGCTGCTGTACCCGCAGCCCCGGTGGGTGTGCGCGCCGACGAGGTGATGGCCACGCTGGAAAAGCTGGGCGACCTCAAGGCCAAGGGCATCCTCACGCAGGAAGAGTTCGACGCCAAGAAGGCAGAGCTGCTGAAAAAGCTGGTCTGA
- a CDS encoding DUF2061 domain-containing protein: MSHIRHIARQNKTMLMKTGSYYLIHICVAAMVAYAVTGNLLASLTLSLLEPTVQAVAFFFHEKAWDRAARNGAANPTAELPAAAAQPA, encoded by the coding sequence ATGTCCCACATCCGCCACATCGCCCGCCAGAACAAGACCATGCTCATGAAAACGGGCAGCTACTACCTCATCCACATCTGCGTGGCGGCCATGGTGGCCTACGCCGTGACGGGCAATCTGCTCGCGTCGCTCACGCTGAGCCTGCTGGAGCCCACGGTGCAAGCGGTGGCGTTTTTCTTCCACGAAAAAGCCTGGGACCGCGCGGCGCGCAACGGGGCGGCCAACCCGACAGCGGAGTTGCCCGCTGCAGCTGCGCAACCTGCCTGA